The Symphalangus syndactylus isolate Jambi chromosome 6, NHGRI_mSymSyn1-v2.1_pri, whole genome shotgun sequence genome contains the following window.
tcctgggttccattcccctacctcagcatcccgagttgcggggattatcggcacccgccatcatgcccggctgatgttcgcatttttcgtttgcattttagacaggatcgggatccctcctgtttaaaagttccactgaatctctgctcgtgagtacagctgatctgtgcccaatggtttccacagcatttgcttttcgtagccactgcaggattcaccttccgtatcttctcatctcctctgaaaaccagctatacattggtaaacggctgattcctttggggcagtgtccttacaagcttttcctaaaacctcagtgacttctttgttattccgcccgagttcaccacacatttgatgtttgttcctgctgcaattttagcggaattcatgttgctctgatgggagtccttttcaaccgatgtctcatccttcttagtgcctcagtctagatctagttcaggaaggttctaacaagttagtgcaagttaattttagtgcaaacaaattgaaatccatgcatagactttcagcatgtacattttctatgaagtttttgaagaccccgtgtgttgaacgttgcccacgtcctgggagagaagtggttgcggtccgcttcctgtcctcaagctgcccacggtggaggagtgcacagagcagggaaaggcaagcccagacagatcctgcccactagcaggcagcagcagacggctggcccagtcccggctccgtgggggtgctgtgtgggcccgagcaagttgagcaacctccctgaaactcaatgtgcggctatgtggctcagttccactagccattatggtactgctgagcagggacacttaatcacctcaggaaaagcaagctagctccaaggttagcaaccaggagttcgggttgcttccattagcagaccctgagcccccccgcaagctggagtctggtggaagatgaggttcagtgtgattggatggaagtagcaacgtaatgaaggacaagtcccaccctctctcacagaagagccctgtgcgtatataaaggcggtgcgcctccgcggcggcactccttgaagccgccagttgggagaggagcagagccacgcaggtgctcccgaaggcagcgagatgttgcgagccacagctccctgctggttcccacctggctatccagaagcgaagaaggcggcagaggaggcggccctcgaggctccagaattcccactgccctctcatcagcctgcccagagcttcgggctctgggtgccccagatgtacaagcgggcctcagcatctgtggggatccagacggagcccgagaatacgggtccggctgtgccccctgcgtggcccgagatggtgacggaggcttggtgcttccccgcgcagcggggatcggcctgctgcctgccagccgccccaaagctggcagagagaccctccgcagtccgcatctcagcccccagggagaggaagaggatcgcccactttcacagcccttgcttggccaccggtgccacagatgccaagagaacccgggtggccagcggaagccaacgctccaatggctccaaggtcggcagacagccacggaagacgcgcaacaggtcggggatggcagacaagacctccaccaccatcagctctaagcggatcgtccgtcgtccatccttagcgcgtttgaaggaacccattatcctccgaaggtcggggtgccaagtccccaccgtcatccgccgaggctatctccaactgttcaccaaagagtgtctcaagttctgcgcctccaagcaggaggccgaggagaaggcgctgaacgaggagaaggcggcctacgactgcagccccaacaagaacgtgtacctgaacgtggtcctgaacaccctcaagaggctgaagggcctgacccccagctccatgcccggcctcagcagggccgccctgtacagccgcctccaggagttcctgctcacccaggaccagctcaaggagaacggctaccccttcccgcaccccgagcagcccggaggcgccgtcctcttcactggccaggggaaggggcccggcgactcctcctgcagggtctgctgccgttgtggcaccgagtacctggtgtcctcctcgggccgctgtgtacgcgaccagttgtgttattatcactgggggcgggtccgctcgagccaagtggctggaggccgggttagccagtacacctgctgtgcagcggctcctggctccgtgggctgccaggtggcaaagcagcacgtgcgggacggccgcaaggacagcctcgatggcttcgtgaagaccttggagaaagagtgttccacagacgcttatccagggatctacgccttggactgtgagatgtgctacaccacgcacggcctggagctgacccgcgtcaccgtggtggacgccgacatgcgagtggtgtacgacaccttcgtcaagcccgacaacgagatcgtggactacaacaccaggttctccggagtgaccgaggccgacgtcgccaacacgagcatcacgttgcccaaagtccaagccatcctgctgagctttttcagcgcccaaaccatcctcatcgggcacagcctggagagcgatctgctggccctgaagctcatccacagcaccgtggtggacacggccgtgctcttcccgcactacctgggtttcccctacaagcgctccctcaggaatctcgcggccgactacctgggacacatcatccaggacagccaggacgggcacaactccagcgaggacgcaaacgcctgcctgcagctggtgatgtggaaggtccgacagcgcgcccagatccagcgatgccagcggtccgcctctcccgccgccctggcctgtccttagccccaggccgcttccaaaaccgccctcaatcccgagagctaaccctgtccacctcgccgcaaagccaaagaaacgggagcagccggcggcaggacagggccaaaagccgagactaaccccgacccccgactcccagtcccccggagtgcctgccgcgggccgtcgctcctgtccccatccctctgcccctcccggacctccgtccttccaccaatgggctccccgaggcccgagcccccactcccagtcccccgagtccctgccgcggcccctcgcgcctggccccatccctcggtccctcccagacctctggccttctaccactcgcctcccccagcccacctgaacctccgcggcttctgagaacaaggcgaaccccctgacccaacagcctcctgacagtcttctgtcctgggcatcttccccttctgtggggctttctgaacctccccacccccacccgatttttcccccaccccccctggcaggcgcccaatcaatcttggtatgaatttcaacattgaaaagaaaaatccttgaaaagcaaagctgaaagtcctcagcttctcaatgcgcgcttagctgtttttcggtagagccaccacagggaggtgggtgaagcacttaggctctagaattacacatctgggttcacattcaaattccaccacctagtagctttgtaacactggacaaatagcttctgcgcgcttctggtttttgatctccagcgtgtgatcaggaggtcatggtgaggaatgaacgaagcaacacacgggcagccttaaaacgatggcacacagtaggtgttcaataaagggtccaagtggtttcttccacccagaccaaccaacgacaatgtcccaatcagtcagtcaacttccaactgggctccaggagagaaggaaccatcacgcctctctaaattcacgtttctcttttgaatctgcagtgagagatgacacactaagtagctagttttggtggagtgcctgatttgataaatgtgcgtctggggggcggggtgggtgtgtctgtctacataactaaattaaactgagaatcagaatgctttcattaccattaatttactttgtgtgtataagcccacacacccatacatacacacacactaactgttccagaacaaggagttagtgaacagcaggatgtccactctgtcagacacgtttcgggaagcaatgaaatgggacgtttctgattgattttaccactcctcgaagtttattttcctttatgacttagactccttctgtggagatttaacaaatacaagtcttttttattgtatgttatatcatttaagttttataatgtatttaagttttcattttaaatagaccagtgaaatttatatatatttatggtgtacaacgtgaggcttcatatatgtatacattgtggaatgaccaaatcaagctaattaacacactcgtttcctcgcatcctgattttattgtgatgagaatactttgaaaatctactcccacagctattttcaagtaagcaatacatagttattcactgtagtcgccgtgacgctcagtagatctctagaaatattcctgcctgaaatttggtatcatttgactcacatctccccacaccctccccggcacctgcctcggggaaacacccttctgctctctgcagctacgatttcaacgatgttacgttcctcgtatcagtcaggtcacgcattattcgaatttttgtgctcgctttttaaaaatttattatgtatttatttacttttggagacagggtctcactctgtcaagcaggctggagtacggtgacaccaacacggctcaccacggcctccacctcccgggttcaagagatcttcccacttgagtctcctgagtagcgaggactaaggcgtccaacaccacacctgtctaatgtttgtttttttttggtagagatgggatttcaccacgtcgcccagtttgatctgcaactcctgggctgaagtgctccacctgccttggactcccaaagtggtgggattacagtcacgagcctccgtgcctggcctttgctttatttcactcactgtaacctcctgtagactcattcatgttgcagatgatacgatttctttaatttgtgaggcttcatagtattctatagggtatataggactgttttagtgttgttgttttgctctcttttgagacagcgtttcgctcttgtcgcccaggttggggtgcattggcttgatatcggctcgctagatcccctgtctcccaggttcaagtgagtctcctacctcagctgagatcagaaaggcagaatctgcctcccgggttcaagtgattctcctccctcggctgagataaagaggcagaattaccatgcccagctcactttgtgtctctggtacagacggggtcccaccacgttggccaggcgggtcttgaactcctgacctcaaatgatcagccatgcttggcctcccagtgtactggctttacaggtgtgagccactgcaccctgggcctcattgtggtttcagtttgccaCACTGCTCTGTAATGGGAGACTGGACGGAAGAATTAGTTGGGCTGCAGTCCTCAACAGGCAataaggtaaacatcaggaaatcagcaatgtactcagaagagaatagttttacagcacccaagagaagtcaaacatctgtagtggtcatagaaatgtaatgaaaatgtaagtgaggcactatttaaatcactacttttgtcagaaacactcttcccaattctgacaaaagcgtggtattttgaggcagcattgaattgataaaatacgtatttgaaataggtattgatatatgtcaattgtcacggaaaccttcgtgtccttgtattgaggcatctcaagcttgcatagtgtgtctaagtaaactgccca
Protein-coding sequences here:
- the LOC129483978 gene encoding exonuclease GOR-like, with the translated sequence MLRATAPCWFPPGYPEAKKAAEEAALEAPEFPLPSHQPAQSFGLWVPQMYKRASASVGIQTEPENTGPAVPPAWPEMVTEAWCFPAQRGSACCLPAAPKLAERPSAVRISAPRERKRIAHFHSPCLATGATDAKRTRVASGSQRSNGSKVGRQPRKTRNRSGMADKTSTTISSKRIVRRPSLARLKEPIILRRSGCQVPTVIRRGYLQLFTKECLKFCASKQEAEEKALNEEKAAYDCSPNKNVYLNVVLNTLKRLKGLTPSSMPGLSRAALYSRLQEFLLTQDQLKENGYPFPHPEQPGGAVLFTGQGKGPGDSSCRVCCRCGTEYLVSSSGRCVRDQLCYYHWGRVRSSQVAGGRVSQYTCCAAAPGSVGCQVAKQHVRDGRKDSLDGFVKTLEKECSTDAYPGIYALDCEMCYTTHGLELTRVTVVDADMRVVYDTFVKPDNEIVDYNTRFSGVTEADVANTSITLPKVQAILLSFFSAQTILIGHSLESDLLALKLIHSTVVDTAVLFPHYLGFPYKRSLRNLAADYLGHIIQDSQDGHNSSEDANACLQLVMWKVRQRAQIQRCQRSASPAALACP